From the genome of Virgibacillus siamensis, one region includes:
- the galE gene encoding UDP-glucose 4-epimerase GalE — protein MAILVTGGAGYIGSHTVLYLKEQGEDVIVLDDLSKGHHDALMGTGLYRGTVGDKKLLDSIFTNHRIDAVIHFAASSLVGESVNDPLTFYENNVTETCCLLQKMNEHHVKHIVFSSTAAVYGEPKFIPIQEKDETMPANPYGETKHAVEKMLHWSDQAYGIKSISLRYFNAAGADPLGRIGEDHKPESHLIPIVLEVALGQREFVKIFGNDYNTDDGTCVRDYIHVMDLAQAHYLAVQKLKKTNESTIYNLGNGQGFSVKQVVDACRNVTGLFIGSKPAPRRGGDPATLIASSEKARDELDWLPQYPELETMVSHAWNWHRHHKNGFNR, from the coding sequence GTGGCGATATTAGTAACAGGCGGTGCCGGTTATATCGGAAGTCATACCGTCTTGTATTTGAAGGAACAGGGAGAAGATGTTATTGTGCTTGATGACCTGTCAAAAGGACATCACGATGCATTAATGGGAACTGGACTCTACCGTGGTACAGTGGGCGATAAGAAACTGCTGGATTCCATTTTTACAAACCACCGGATTGATGCGGTCATCCATTTTGCGGCAAGCTCTCTTGTCGGGGAAAGTGTCAATGATCCATTGACGTTCTATGAAAACAATGTAACGGAAACTTGTTGCTTGCTGCAGAAAATGAATGAGCATCATGTCAAACATATCGTATTCTCATCGACTGCAGCTGTATACGGAGAGCCGAAATTCATTCCCATTCAGGAAAAAGATGAAACAATGCCTGCCAATCCGTATGGTGAAACAAAACATGCTGTCGAAAAAATGCTTCATTGGAGCGACCAGGCCTATGGAATCAAGTCCATCAGCCTGCGTTATTTCAATGCAGCAGGAGCAGATCCGCTGGGCAGAATTGGCGAGGATCACAAGCCTGAGTCCCATTTAATCCCAATTGTGCTTGAGGTTGCCTTGGGACAGCGGGAATTTGTCAAGATTTTCGGTAACGATTATAATACAGATGATGGGACTTGTGTCCGTGACTATATTCATGTCATGGATCTCGCCCAGGCACATTACCTGGCAGTACAGAAATTGAAGAAAACGAACGAAAGTACTATATATAATCTGGGAAACGGGCAAGGTTTCTCGGTAAAGCAGGTAGTAGACGCCTGCCGTAATGTAACGGGATTATTTATTGGGTCAAAACCGGCACCAAGACGCGGAGGAGATCCCGCTACACTGATTGCATCCTCCGAAAAAGCCAGGGATGAACTGGATTGGCTGCCGCAGTATCCGGAACTGGAGACGATGGTGTCTCATGCCTGGAATTGGCACCGGCACCATAAGAACGGATTTAACAGATAG
- a CDS encoding LCP family glycopolymer transferase, with protein MSENRRMSRHQKPRKLKRWVKVVILLIGLLFVGTTAYAASVYMDAKSTVNKEVFQAVDSIDENVGKDKISKEEPLNILLLGVDKRPGDTGRSDALMVLSLRPGEDKMKIVSIPRDTRVDIAGQDYGYDKINHAFAFGGAGKSVATVEDFLDIELDYYVSMNMQGLSDMVDAIGGITVNNEIEWYDEGYYKKGYHYEKGKIKLNGPKTMGYVRMRHLDPRGDLGRTMRERQVIKAVINKGASFNSVGKIGDMLDVLGKNMSTNLDFEDMKGLFLNYRNVRKNIETYRVEGEPTNIEGVFYFETPEEEIQKVHDMLSKKE; from the coding sequence ATGAGTGAAAATCGAAGGATGAGCAGACACCAAAAGCCAAGAAAACTTAAACGATGGGTCAAAGTGGTTATCCTACTAATCGGTCTATTATTTGTCGGCACCACGGCATATGCTGCTTCGGTATACATGGATGCGAAAAGCACCGTTAATAAAGAAGTGTTTCAAGCAGTGGACTCTATTGATGAGAATGTCGGTAAAGATAAAATCAGCAAAGAAGAACCACTCAACATTCTGCTGCTTGGCGTGGATAAACGTCCCGGCGACACCGGTCGTTCTGATGCGTTGATGGTACTGTCTCTAAGACCGGGCGAGGATAAAATGAAAATCGTCAGTATCCCGCGTGATACACGTGTAGATATTGCCGGCCAGGATTATGGCTATGACAAAATCAATCACGCATTTGCATTCGGCGGTGCAGGCAAGTCGGTTGCAACCGTTGAGGACTTTCTGGACATCGAACTCGATTATTATGTTTCGATGAATATGCAGGGACTATCAGACATGGTTGATGCAATCGGCGGCATTACCGTCAATAACGAGATTGAATGGTATGACGAAGGGTATTACAAAAAAGGCTATCACTATGAAAAAGGTAAAATTAAGCTGAACGGTCCGAAAACAATGGGCTATGTCCGCATGCGTCATTTGGACCCGCGCGGCGATTTGGGACGAACGATGCGTGAACGTCAGGTAATTAAGGCAGTGATCAATAAAGGTGCCAGCTTCAATTCCGTCGGTAAAATTGGTGACATGCTGGACGTACTCGGCAAAAATATGTCTACCAATCTTGATTTCGAGGATATGAAAGGTCTGTTCCTGAACTACCGTAACGTCCGTAAAAATATAGAAACCTATCGGGTCGAAGGCGAACCAACCAACATCGAAGGCGTCTTCTACTTCGAAACACCAGAAGAAGAAATACAAAAAGTGCATGATATGTTGTCGAAAAAAGAATAG
- a CDS encoding response regulator transcription factor codes for MIKVMLVEDQRLFREGVNAIINTVDDIEVVGMVEDGRSALQMLNRTSPDVVLMDIHMPALDGINATVKIKEQYPNVKVVMLTTTSDEELVIRGINVGADGFLLKNLYADNLVESIRNAARGQAVLSGEIAQILVDKIRELTMDKKQILGRRLENYGYHLTNRELDIAYQLMNGHSNKSIAKKLYLGEGTVKNYISEIYDKLQTYNRNQTTTFLTDVMKNSFRKSI; via the coding sequence TTGATAAAAGTAATGCTAGTGGAAGATCAGCGTTTATTTAGAGAAGGGGTTAACGCTATTATAAATACGGTTGATGACATCGAAGTAGTTGGCATGGTTGAAGATGGAAGATCTGCACTGCAAATGCTGAATCGCACATCACCGGATGTCGTTCTAATGGATATTCACATGCCTGCTTTGGATGGAATTAACGCTACTGTAAAGATAAAGGAGCAGTATCCAAACGTTAAAGTAGTGATGTTGACAACTACCTCAGACGAAGAGCTTGTTATCAGGGGGATAAATGTCGGTGCAGATGGATTTTTATTAAAAAATTTGTATGCGGACAACCTGGTCGAATCCATCCGAAATGCTGCCCGTGGACAGGCGGTGTTGTCAGGTGAAATTGCTCAGATTCTTGTCGATAAAATACGCGAACTAACGATGGACAAAAAACAAATCCTTGGCAGAAGACTGGAGAACTACGGCTATCATTTAACGAATAGGGAACTAGATATTGCGTACCAGTTAATGAACGGACATTCAAATAAATCAATTGCTAAAAAGCTGTACCTCGGTGAAGGAACGGTCAAAAATTATATCAGCGAAATCTATGATAAGCTCCAAACCTATAATCGTAACCAAACCACAACATTTCTTACGGACGTAATGAAAAACTCTTTTCGAAAATCTATCTAA
- a CDS encoding YveK family protein → MEETISLKEIFEVIKKRLLLIISLMVGAAVLAAIISYFVLTPSYEASSQFIVNQSQQKSDAPYSVSDIQTSQELINTYNVIIKSPAILEDVVKKLNLDYSADQLKNKLAVANAEKSQVVTVTATDTSPNQAQQIANTTVRVFQKNIPDIMNVDNVSILSKADVGSNPAPVSPKPMLNIAIALVLGGMIGVGIAFLLEYLDNTIKTEADIEHKLNVPVLGTIAHITDDDIRPVQNLRRRSGSDGV, encoded by the coding sequence ATGGAAGAAACGATATCCCTCAAAGAAATTTTTGAGGTCATTAAGAAACGCCTTCTGCTGATTATCAGCCTGATGGTAGGAGCGGCGGTGCTTGCGGCTATTATTAGTTATTTCGTCCTAACGCCATCCTACGAGGCAAGTTCACAGTTCATTGTCAATCAGAGCCAGCAGAAATCAGACGCCCCGTACAGTGTCAGTGACATCCAAACAAGCCAGGAATTGATTAATACGTATAATGTCATTATTAAAAGTCCAGCCATTCTGGAAGATGTCGTCAAGAAACTTAATCTGGACTACTCGGCAGATCAGCTGAAAAACAAACTGGCCGTTGCAAATGCTGAAAAATCACAGGTCGTGACCGTGACCGCAACCGATACAAGCCCGAATCAGGCACAACAAATTGCCAATACAACAGTCCGTGTATTTCAGAAAAATATTCCGGACATTATGAACGTCGATAATGTCAGCATCCTGTCAAAGGCAGATGTCGGCAGCAATCCGGCACCGGTAAGTCCGAAACCAATGCTGAATATTGCCATCGCGCTTGTGCTCGGCGGCATGATTGGTGTGGGAATTGCCTTTTTATTGGAATACCTGGATAACACGATTAAAACAGAAGCCGATATTGAACATAAACTTAATGTACCGGTACTAGGTACAATTGCACATATTACGGATGATGATATCCGTCCTGTCCAAAATCTGAGAAGAAGGAGTGGGTCTGATGGCGTCTAA
- a CDS encoding CpsD/CapB family tyrosine-protein kinase: MASKRNKKKSNVRTLIANNNPRSPISEQYRTIRTNLQFSSVDETLQAIMVTSSGPDEGKSMTTANLAVVYAQQGKKVLLIDGDLRKPTVHYTFRLDNLNGLSNVLVGDNQLTEAIITSDVENLDVMTSGPIPPNPSELLGSNKMQKLLDEARQMYDVILFDTPPLLAVTDAQLLAGLCDGSILIVRSNVTENDGAEKSVELLQHANAKLLGTVLNDHSKKDTNYYYYYGK; encoded by the coding sequence ATGGCGTCTAAACGAAACAAGAAAAAAAGCAATGTCCGGACACTGATTGCCAACAATAACCCGCGCTCTCCAATATCAGAGCAGTACCGGACCATCCGTACCAATCTGCAGTTTTCTTCCGTCGATGAAACATTGCAGGCAATCATGGTAACCTCATCCGGACCAGATGAAGGAAAATCAATGACCACAGCAAATCTGGCTGTTGTCTATGCACAGCAGGGGAAAAAGGTATTGCTGATTGATGGTGACCTGCGAAAACCGACTGTACACTATACATTTCGCCTCGATAATCTGAACGGATTAAGCAATGTACTTGTCGGGGATAACCAATTAACCGAAGCAATTATAACCAGTGATGTCGAAAACCTGGATGTCATGACAAGCGGACCGATTCCGCCAAACCCATCTGAACTGCTTGGCTCCAACAAAATGCAAAAGCTGCTAGATGAAGCACGTCAAATGTATGATGTTATTCTGTTTGACACGCCGCCACTGCTCGCCGTGACTGATGCACAGTTACTGGCAGGCCTGTGTGACGGGTCAATACTAATCGTCAGAAGCAACGTAACGGAAAATGATGGCGCGGAAAAATCAGTAGAGCTGTTACAACATGCAAATGCCAAATTGCTTGGTACCGTTTTGAATGACCACAGTAAAAAAGATACCAATTATTATTACTATTATGGAAAATAA
- a CDS encoding tyrosine-protein phosphatase, whose protein sequence is MIDIHCHILPGIDDGAATLDDSINMAKEAAEQGITKIAATPHHKSTHFDNYGQDIIGMVAYLNGKLQEQNIPVEILPGQETRVYGEMVEDLKKGEVIPINGTQYVLVEFPHNHVPNYARQLLFDLQIAGYKPVIVHPERNTELQENTDKLYRMVKSGALTQITAGSLLGKTGKRVQKFADQLVEANLTHFIASDAHDIKKRTFHMREAFGYIRKQYGKAFAYQLMENNELLILGHTVNKDLPERIAHKKKWSIFG, encoded by the coding sequence ATGATTGACATTCATTGCCACATCCTGCCGGGCATCGATGATGGTGCTGCAACACTGGATGATAGTATTAACATGGCAAAAGAAGCCGCGGAACAAGGCATTACAAAGATAGCAGCCACACCGCATCACAAGAGCACTCATTTTGACAATTACGGACAGGACATTATCGGTATGGTAGCTTATTTAAATGGGAAGCTGCAGGAGCAGAACATACCTGTGGAAATTCTGCCGGGGCAGGAGACCAGGGTGTACGGGGAAATGGTGGAGGATCTCAAAAAAGGCGAGGTAATCCCGATCAACGGAACCCAATATGTACTGGTGGAATTCCCGCATAATCATGTGCCGAATTATGCCAGACAGCTGCTGTTTGACCTGCAGATTGCCGGCTACAAACCTGTAATCGTCCATCCGGAACGCAACACAGAACTGCAGGAGAATACAGATAAATTGTACCGGATGGTGAAAAGCGGTGCATTGACTCAGATTACTGCCGGCAGTCTATTAGGCAAAACCGGCAAACGGGTACAGAAATTCGCCGATCAGCTTGTCGAAGCAAATCTGACACACTTCATCGCATCGGATGCGCACGATATAAAGAAGCGCACGTTTCATATGCGGGAGGCATTTGGATATATTAGAAAACAATACGGGAAAGCTTTTGCATATCAGCTGATGGAGAACAATGAATTACTCATTTTGGGACACACCGTCAACAAAGACCTGCCGGAACGAATAGCGCATAAAAAGAAATGGAGTATATTTGGGTGA